One window of the Balaenoptera ricei isolate mBalRic1 chromosome X, mBalRic1.hap2, whole genome shotgun sequence genome contains the following:
- the ZNF674 gene encoding zinc finger protein 674 isoform X4, translating to MAQPGRIFRLGQGEEEARMAAGESPTRRCPEFWQVGNPIDNHKESQDKPLWQAASVDKETLKDGSGQEFITYRKIIYPSTNFVSVRQRLPKYDSWGKCSKHNLNFLSQSRSYVRKKYDECKAYWKLCFHSNLDDKAQPGEKFFEPNEHGKALHHKQALNKSPRIQTGEKFYKCSECGKVFIQKANLVVHQRTHTGEKPYECCECAKTFSQKSTLIAHQRTHTGEKLYECSECGKTFIQKSTLIKHQRTHTGEKPFVCGECAKVFKSSYHLIRHEKTHIRQAFYEAIKCGKSSLTHQRTHTGEKPECNKHGKAFDETPTPIKHQGTHTKEKPYECSKCGKGFRGKSHLSVHQRVHTGEKPYECSICGKTFSGKSHLSVHHRTHTGEKPYECRRCGKAFGEKSTLIVHHRTHTGEKPYKCNECGKAFSEKSPLTKHQRIHTGERPYECSDCRKAFSRKSTLIKHQRIHTGEKPYECSECGKAFSVKSTLIVHHRTHTGEKPYECRECGKAFSGKSTLIKHQKSHTGEKTY from the coding sequence AATTCTGGCAAGTTGGTAACCCGATAGATAATCACAAGGAAAGCCAAGACAAACCTCTGTGGCAAGCTGCATCCGTTGATAAGGAAACACTGAAGGATGGAAGTGGCCAAGAATTCATAAcatacagaaaaatcatttatCCAAGCACAAACTTTGTTTCTGTAAGACAAAGACTCCCTAAATATGATTCATGGGGAAAGTgttcaaaacataatttaaattttcttagtcAAAGTAGAAGCTATGTAAGAAAGAAATATGATGAATGTAAGGCATATTGGAAATTATGCTTCCATTCTAATCTTGATGATAAAGCTCAACCTGGAGAGAAATTCTTTGAGCCTAATGAACATGGAAAAGCCCTCCACCATAAGCAAGCCCTTAATAAAAGTCCAAGAATTCAAACTGGGGAGAAATTCTATAAATGTTCTGAATGTGGAAAAGTGTTTATCCAGAAAGCAAACCTTGTTGTACATCAGagaactcacactggagagaaaccttatgaatgcTGTGAATGTGCAAAAACCTTCAGCCAGAAGTCAACCCTCATTGCACACCAGAGGACTCATACAGGGGAGAAGCTGTatgaatgcagtgaatgtgggaaaacaTTTATCCAGAAGTCAACTCTGATTAAACATCAGCGAActcatacaggagagaaaccatTTGTATGTGGTgaatgtgcaaaagtttttaagagtTCGTATCACctaattagacatgaaaaaacaCACATTAGACAAGCATTTTATGAAGCTATCAAATGTGGTAAATCCAGCCTTACACATCAAAGGACTCATACAGGTGAGAAACCTGAgtgcaataaacatgggaaagCCTTTGATGAGACGCCCACCCCCATTAAACATCAGGGAACTCATACAAAAGAGAAACCTTATGAGTGCAGTAAATGTGGAAAAGGATTCAGGGGAAAGTCACACCTTTCTGTTCATCAGAGAGttcatacaggagagaaaccctatgaatgcagCATATGTGGGAAGACTTTCAGTGGAAAATCACACCTCTCTGTCCATCATAGAActcatacaggagagaaaccttatgaatgcAGAAGATGTGGGAAAGCATTTGGTGAGAAGTCAACCCTTATTGTACATCACAGAACTCATACAGGAGAAAAACCCTATAAAtgcaatgaatgtgggaaagccttcagtgaAAAGTCACCACTGACtaaacatcagagaattcatacaggAGAGAGACCCTATGAATGCAGTGACTGTAGGAAAGCATTCAGTAGGAAGTCAACTCTCATtaaacatcagagaattcatacaggagaaaaaccctatgaatgtagtGAATGTGGCAAAGCCTTCAGTGTGAAATCAACTCTCATTGTACATCACAGAActcatacaggagagaaaccttatgaatgcAGAGAATGTGGCAAAGCCTTCAGTGGGAAGTCAACTCTCATTAAAcatcagaaaagtcatacagGAGAGAAAACCTATTAA